In one window of Polyangium spumosum DNA:
- a CDS encoding NAD-dependent epimerase/dehydratase family protein, producing MHVLVIGGTRFVGPLLVHRLLAAGHRVTLFNRGTIPDPFGPRIERLVGDRTTADLPRLLQNRSFDAAVDFAAYHGQDARGAVEALGGRVGHYVFISTGQVYLVRAGAPRPSRESDYEGPVMPRPTDEEELGNWEYGTGKRDCEDALVEAFQKSRFPATRIRIPVVNGERDHSRRLDRYLFRLVDGGPVLVPDGGTHPVRHVYAGEVARFLAEILGREQTFGEAYNVSQRETPSLVELLGLLQGMLGSRARFAAVASSDLVAAGLSVREISPFSSKWMSMLDPSKAEAELGFRHEPLVTSLGKIVASFLAYGYTTPLEGYEARSKEIELAERWLSVRS from the coding sequence ATGCACGTACTCGTGATTGGCGGGACGCGGTTCGTCGGGCCGCTCCTCGTGCACCGGCTCCTCGCCGCCGGGCACAGGGTGACCTTGTTCAATCGTGGCACGATCCCCGATCCTTTTGGCCCGCGGATCGAGCGGCTCGTGGGGGATCGCACGACGGCGGATCTGCCCCGGCTCCTGCAAAACCGGAGCTTCGACGCCGCGGTCGACTTTGCTGCCTATCACGGGCAGGACGCGCGCGGCGCGGTGGAGGCGCTCGGCGGCCGCGTGGGGCATTACGTGTTCATCAGCACGGGCCAGGTCTACCTCGTGCGCGCGGGCGCCCCGCGGCCCTCGCGGGAGAGCGATTACGAAGGCCCCGTGATGCCGCGACCCACGGACGAGGAAGAGCTCGGGAACTGGGAATACGGCACGGGCAAACGCGACTGCGAGGACGCGCTCGTCGAGGCCTTCCAGAAATCGCGGTTCCCCGCCACGCGTATCCGTATCCCCGTCGTCAACGGCGAGCGTGACCATTCTCGCCGGCTCGATCGTTATCTCTTCCGCCTCGTCGACGGCGGCCCGGTCCTCGTCCCGGACGGCGGGACGCACCCGGTTCGTCACGTGTATGCGGGCGAGGTCGCGCGGTTCCTCGCGGAGATCCTCGGCCGCGAGCAGACGTTCGGCGAAGCGTACAACGTCTCGCAGCGGGAGACGCCCTCCCTCGTGGAGCTGCTCGGCCTGCTCCAGGGGATGCTCGGATCGCGGGCCAGGTTCGCGGCCGTCGCGTCCTCGGACCTCGTCGCCGCGGGCCTCTCCGTCCGCGAGATTTCGCCCTTCAGCAGCAAATGGATGTCGATGCTGGATCCGTCGAAGGCCGAGGCCGAGCTCGGCTTCCGCCACGAGCCGCTCGTCACGTCGCTCGGCAAGATCGTGGCGAGCTTCCTCGCGTACGGGTATACGACGCCGCTCGAGGGTTACGAAGCGCGGTCGAAGGAGATCGAGCTCGCCGAGCGCTGGCTCAGCGTGCGTTCATGA
- a CDS encoding DUF4476 domain-containing protein, whose protein sequence is MKKYATILAFCAPLLGPAMEARADVGIDASLDASFLGKMQMRAPAQMQAQWGPEQTRPPVQVAPPAERPYGRRSTPRPQYGQAPTPRRHMGQFAPYTELRIAPAYGGIAWVYDGDTLVGSIEGRPGTVFVPEGRAYGVVMTRGGRTVWQGQVMATPGLVALSLDRSGAPVVERAPPPPSQRAYRYDRGPALDQPLSAIQFRSAIADMEELRNERARLSFLADVFGDRAVTVGQARDLLNRFAFEDTRLRALDLLAPSLVGRDVSRLLGSFVTPEGRAEAAEILGLP, encoded by the coding sequence ATGAAGAAGTACGCGACGATCCTGGCATTTTGTGCACCGCTGCTCGGGCCGGCGATGGAGGCACGAGCGGACGTCGGGATCGATGCGTCGCTCGATGCGTCGTTCCTCGGGAAAATGCAGATGAGGGCGCCGGCCCAGATGCAAGCGCAATGGGGGCCCGAGCAGACGCGGCCACCCGTCCAGGTGGCGCCCCCGGCGGAGCGGCCGTACGGCCGTCGCTCGACCCCGCGCCCGCAATATGGCCAGGCGCCCACGCCGAGGCGCCACATGGGCCAGTTCGCCCCGTATACCGAGCTCCGCATCGCCCCGGCTTACGGCGGGATCGCCTGGGTCTACGACGGCGACACCCTGGTCGGCTCGATCGAAGGGCGCCCCGGCACCGTGTTCGTCCCCGAGGGGCGCGCCTACGGCGTCGTCATGACCCGCGGAGGTCGCACGGTTTGGCAGGGCCAGGTCATGGCCACGCCGGGCCTCGTGGCCCTCTCCCTCGATCGGTCCGGCGCGCCCGTCGTGGAGCGCGCCCCGCCCCCGCCCTCGCAGCGCGCCTATCGATACGACCGCGGGCCCGCCCTCGATCAACCCCTCTCGGCGATCCAGTTCCGCTCCGCGATCGCAGACATGGAGGAGCTCCGCAACGAGCGGGCTCGCCTCTCCTTCCTCGCGGACGTCTTCGGCGACCGCGCCGTCACCGTGGGGCAAGCGCGTGATCTGCTGAATCGCTTCGCCTTCGAGGACACGCGCCTCCGGGCGCTCGACCTGCTCGCGCCGAGCCTCGTGGGCAGGGACGTCTCGCGCCTGCTCGGCAGCTTCGTCACGCCCGAAGGGCGCGCCGAGGCCGCGGAGATCCTCGGCCTGCCGTGA
- a CDS encoding metallophosphoesterase codes for MLHISDLHFCAAEARGHYWNTEATELAVAPHNRRGLVGSLLYDLRHEGLAPDLVVVSGDLLDRGSETGVEPVVTFLRALAEGLGLPVTRIVIAPGNHDVLRDGDPASRYALYDRIRGGVYGDARPPFVEGTPPHQRVDHHVFEELGVEVVAFNSCEELEASARKDHGSVGVGQRDHADGMLRRTREKNLFRIAVVHHHLESPVGIGRTDYSVMTDAGGMRRWLARERFHLALHGHQHVDWHDVRELDGWFLAIAAAASAGVAEYGRKEWALPIAYQILVVEGPTRGRRIRREYDPQTMEWADAGRGEDTQALRFGPADAAVSSGPAREDKPPPPEEPAPPSLTRKGRIAVKIQHLERAIDSHRTTLRVQLVSLGAAVVLGIALAAYLFRMLPPVLSVSGGFALLFAGSIGLPMRLAAYREAIDKLHFLKDGYHRCASHRDDELVRVLDERFHRLI; via the coding sequence GTGCTCCACATCTCGGACCTGCATTTCTGTGCAGCCGAAGCGCGGGGTCACTACTGGAACACCGAGGCCACCGAGCTCGCCGTCGCGCCCCACAACCGCCGCGGCCTCGTCGGCAGCCTGCTCTACGACCTCCGCCACGAGGGCCTCGCCCCCGACCTCGTCGTCGTCTCCGGCGACCTGCTCGACCGCGGCAGCGAAACCGGCGTCGAGCCCGTGGTCACGTTCCTCCGCGCCCTCGCCGAGGGCCTCGGCCTGCCGGTCACGCGTATCGTGATCGCGCCCGGCAACCACGACGTCCTGCGCGACGGCGATCCTGCGAGCCGGTACGCCCTCTACGACCGCATCCGCGGCGGCGTCTACGGCGACGCGCGCCCGCCCTTCGTGGAGGGCACGCCGCCGCACCAGCGCGTCGATCATCACGTCTTCGAGGAGCTCGGCGTCGAGGTCGTCGCGTTCAACTCTTGCGAGGAGCTCGAGGCGAGCGCGCGGAAGGACCACGGCTCCGTCGGGGTCGGCCAGCGCGACCACGCCGACGGGATGCTCCGGCGCACGCGGGAAAAAAACTTGTTTCGTATCGCGGTCGTCCACCACCACCTGGAGAGCCCGGTGGGTATCGGGCGCACCGATTACAGCGTCATGACCGACGCGGGCGGCATGCGGCGCTGGCTCGCGCGCGAGCGATTCCACCTCGCGCTGCACGGCCACCAGCACGTCGATTGGCACGACGTACGCGAGCTCGACGGCTGGTTCCTGGCCATCGCCGCCGCGGCGAGCGCCGGCGTCGCCGAATACGGCCGCAAGGAGTGGGCGCTGCCCATTGCTTATCAGATCCTCGTCGTCGAGGGCCCCACGCGGGGCCGGCGCATTCGCCGCGAATACGACCCGCAGACCATGGAATGGGCCGACGCGGGCCGCGGCGAGGACACGCAGGCCCTGCGGTTCGGCCCTGCGGACGCGGCCGTCTCGTCGGGGCCGGCGCGCGAGGACAAACCGCCTCCGCCCGAGGAGCCCGCGCCGCCGAGCCTCACGCGCAAGGGCCGCATCGCCGTGAAGATCCAGCACCTCGAGCGCGCGATCGACTCGCACCGCACCACGCTGCGCGTGCAGCTCGTGAGCCTCGGCGCCGCGGTCGTCCTCGGGATCGCGCTCGCGGCGTATCTCTTCCGCATGTTGCCCCCGGTCCTCTCGGTATCGGGCGGGTTCGCGCTCCTCTTCGCGGGCTCGATCGGGCTGCCGATGCGGCTCGCGGCGTATCGCGAGGCGATCGACAAACTGCATTTCTTGAAAGACGGCTACCACCGCTGCGCGAGCCACCGCGACGACGAGCTCGTCCGGGTGCTCGACGAGCGATTCCACCGGCTCATTTGA